The sequence below is a genomic window from Rhizobium gallicum bv. gallicum R602sp.
TGCTGCATGGATTCGGCAATGCCGGTGACAGGCTGAGTGTTCCGCACGTCCATCGTCACCGAAAAGCCATCCGCAAGACCGGCCTTTGCCAGCAGTTCCTTCGCCTTGGCGACGTCGAGCTTGAACGGATTTTCGTCAAGTGCACCGAGCTGGCCCTTCGGCAGGAATGTCTGGTGGATTTCGCCGATGCCCTTGATGAGCGTCGAGCTGATCGCATCGTAATCGACGAGATACTTGAAGGCCTGCTGCACCTCCGGCTTCTTCAGGTTCTCGTTCTTGAGGTTGAGGCTGACATAATAGATCGTGCTTTTCGGTGCGCTTGTCGCCGCAAGATCGGCGTTCTTCGAAACAGCGTCGAGATCGCCCGGCTCGAGATTGCGCGCGATGTCGATGTCGCCTGCCTCCAGCGCCAGGCGTTGCGCGGCACTTTCCTTCATGTTGCGGTAGATGACGCGGTTCAGCTTCGGCTTGTCACCGTAGTAATTGTCGTTGCGCTCCAGCACGACGACTTCATTGGCCCGCCATTCACGAAGCTTGTAGGCGCCGGAGCCGGCATAGCCCGTCTTCAGCCATTCATTGCCGAAGTCGTTGTCATACTTGTATTCCGCGCTCGGCGTCATCGGCTTGATGTGATCCATCACCAGCTTCTTGTCGACCACGGAGGCAACCGTCGCCGTTAGGCAGTTCAGTACGAAGCTCGGCGCATAGGCCTTGTCGACTGTGAAGACGAACGTGTTTTGGTCTGCAGCCTTGGCCTTTTCAGTCACATTGTCTCCGGTCAGGCCGAACTGTGTCAGGATGAATGCCGGGCTCTTGTCGAGTTTGACGGCGCGCTCGAAGGACCAGGCAACATCTTCAGCGGTGACCGGATTGCCGGAGGCGAACTTCAGACCGGGCTTCAGCTTGAACGTATAGGTGAGGCCGTCATCGGAGACGCTCCAGCTCTCGGCAAGATCACCCTTGACCTTCGTCGTGTCGTTGAGGTCGAGGCGGACCAGCAGGCTATAGGAGTTCGTTGTCATTTCCGCCGTTGAAAGCTCGAAGGCCTCGCCTGGGTCCATCGTAATGATGTCATCGATGGCGAAACCTTCGACGAGCGT
It includes:
- a CDS encoding ABC transporter substrate-binding protein, with the protein product MMITKLSRNFRALSAGAALSLLMLTAPAAFAETPKDTLVEGFAIDDIITMDPGEAFELSTAEMTTNSYSLLVRLDLNDTTKVKGDLAESWSVSDDGLTYTFKLKPGLKFASGNPVTAEDVAWSFERAVKLDKSPAFILTQFGLTGDNVTEKAKAADQNTFVFTVDKAYAPSFVLNCLTATVASVVDKKLVMDHIKPMTPSAEYKYDNDFGNEWLKTGYAGSGAYKLREWRANEVVVLERNDNYYGDKPKLNRVIYRNMKESAAQRLALEAGDIDIARNLEPGDLDAVSKNADLAATSAPKSTIYYVSLNLKNENLKKPEVQQAFKYLVDYDAISSTLIKGIGEIHQTFLPKGQLGALDENPFKLDVAKAKELLAKAGLADGFSVTMDVRNTQPVTGIAESMQQTLAQAGVKLEIIPGDGKQTLTKYRARTHDMYIGQWGSDYFDPNSNADTFTANPDNSDAGTNKTLAWRNTFETPELDKQAKAALLERDGAKRAAMYQDIQKKYLENSPFIFIFQQIEVAGYRKNLKDFKLGPSFDTNFVGPIAKE